The sequence below is a genomic window from Bombus pascuorum chromosome 15, iyBomPasc1.1, whole genome shotgun sequence.
AAGTTTTCCGTTTCGGAAACGAGTTTGTTGCACGTTTGACGAATCGTAGAGAATTTTTCGACAATTTGCATCGTTGAAGCATGTCCAAACCTCGGGACAACCTTATAATTCTTGACCAAGATCAGAGAAACCGCCTTTAAATCcgcgttaattaaattttcacaagACACGATCACCGAGTCTCGGTCTCGACATTCTCCAGACTATAAATCGGATCACGTAGCTTGCTATACCGCTCAGCTTCGCTGGTTTCATGGTTAATTCCACGCCTCTTGTCTAATTATTAATCCTGCTAGACACCAGTCAGGAACACGTGTAATCTCTGACACAATTCAAAGACTGTGTCCGTCTATTCTACGCTTAGCGATCTAAGCTTCGCATGTAGCTCTTaaacatctttttttcttcttttcatcgGGCTACTTTGATCACAGACGCGCGTTTGATATTTTCATACTAGAGGTACCTTGGGAGTTTTTATCAAGTCAGGAACATGGGACatgttttgtaatttaatttttcatcgtacGTTCGTCCCTCCTGTGTCGTTTGTCAGACACTTGGATACCTTTAGACTGGACATTTACATAGAATCGCGTCAAGCttggaataaaaaatgtaacactACGGTTTTGTGATATGGTAAGCGAAAGAGTAttcgtttcgatattttgcAATCGCAAGGTTCACATTCTAAAGTTCTTTTCGTATCTCGTTTCTTTAATGTTGATTTATTTACGTATCAACTTCGGACTTGAGAAGTTGcaacaaaatgaaaatcttCGTCGCAATAACCGTGACGTAACATAATTTCCTTTTATACTGTGCTTCGTGCTAACTGTTCACGCTGACTGAATTTGAACGAGACATGTTCGTTTAAGTAAAAGGCTAGTAACAGATTCTTCGAGTTTTTATGTAATAGAATTGTTCTGTCTCGGCACACGAAACACTTATGTCACGATTATGTATCTCTGGAATTTCTGACACTTGTTCGGGTTTCCACAGGCTTCGCGTTTCCTACGGATGCCGTTTCTGTCTACAGTTTCGTATTCTTCCCTTTATGCgttattcgattaaaattggAGGAAACGCGAATGGAAATATTCCTGCAATACGAGTAGCAAAGGTTCcttttgtatctttaatttaatcttaatttaattatttaattatttccttatctttacatttaatcttcaaattttattttattttatttatctctattaatggaaaaatatttttccctcGAAACTTTCAATTACCAAATGCTGGAACAAAATTGTAGGAAGTTTTCCGGAATATAAAACTCAAGAAGAATATCGCACCGAATGAAATCATTCTTCGCCCCTCTCGTTTCCTTATCCTTATCTCGTTACACGTGTCTATTAGCATAAGTTTCACGGAGAAGTCTATAAATCTAGGAAACTTCCAGCGTCGAGAGCAATGGCCTcgactttaaaatatttaccttgTTTCTTAATTAACAGAGAGTAAACATAGCGCTAAAGACGAGAATAGTTGGCATCATTTATAGGCAAAATCCATTTCCAAATACGTAAGCGTTAAAGCACCCTGCACGTTTTTAAATCTTCCTTTATGCTGGTTCGTGTCGCGTGAAATCGGCTGAAAAATCGATTGAGCGTTGGTAAACGTGGCTACGTGATCACTTTATGGAATTTTTGGACAACTTTCTCTTTTCATTACAATccttatttacatttaaacttatcgttatttatttgttctgGAACTGTCGTTGATACTTTATCGATCAACTACGAACttacgaacatttttaacgaaataagaTCGTTCACTACTACCATGATGACTATCcaaattttgtttatcataatttttctttttttatttggaatattgggttgtccgaaaagtttctttcgttttataaagaaataatagaagctcaatgttttttgttttatattagtttattgaatgcAGGaacataatgataaaaattcaataaaataatataaaacataaattgttgttcgtctattatcgtcctatgaaacgaaagaaacttctgggataatctaatatattatactagtCGAGCAGTTGAAACGCAGTTAATTAAAAGCTGCTACAGGAAAAGTATAAACTTTATCTCgtctacaaaaataaaataaatataaaacaacgCCACGAATCTCTATTTCTcctattttattaacaatttatttacatcGCCTTGCTGAGCGTACTCGATGCACCGTGAGACTGATAACCATGAGATTTCGATTCTTCTAAAGGCCAATGCTGACTGTATTTACGATCATGTGCACGAAACAGCATACGTAGGTCGATGAAAAATTTGGGACGAGGTCGCTAGCCTACGATAACCTAATTTCTTCGATTCCTTATCGTTATCATTATCGTCGTTTTCGCCTTAATTAGCGAGACACcgctaaagaatttttcacGAGGCTGGATCGCATGTGATTTGAATATAGCAACTTCTTTGTTCCTAGTGAAAATCTAAATGATCTTTTCAAGTTCTCTGgcaattttgttattctttgAGGATACATTCATTTGGAAACTTCCTTtgctttgttttattattaatggtTAATCTGGAATAATATAGTTTGAGAAGATTCgaaataaacagaaattcgaaatatcgatAGAATTACAGGTATAATATTCTAACAATGACtcttttcgtttaaataatttcatattgattatggtaatttcaaaaatacgtaaaatttgcaaatcCACCCTGATGATtggttaaaaattttattcaaatttgttATCAAGATGTACATAGAAGCtgtgattattattataattataattgggaatttacatttatatttcgtaAACGCATTTTATTCTTCTGTTTCGCTAATAATGGCTCGATCGTTTTAGAGAATTTAGCAGACGCGTACGAGAGAGTTTCATATGCAGTTTCAATTTCTCGCAAATTATTTATCCGGTCTGCATCTTGTTAACGATTTTAAGAGTTCCACGAGTTTCCATGTAAATTCGTTTCATAATCCTGGTTTATTTACAAAGATGCTGGCTTATTTTCAAACCGATAGAATTCGCTTTTCTCTAAAATAATTCCAAGCTCCAAAGTGCGAACTTCTCGtagttttattgtttctagGTATCACCGTGAACCGTAGCTATTTTAAATTTCCGAAACAATCAAACTATATGAGAACTACGCACGGAATTAAAGAGACGAGAATTAACAAGAAAAATTCCATTCAAACCGTTTGACACTCGGTTCAACAAACATAACGTTACAACTTTCATTGATCTTCTTATTTAACCTTCGTCTCTATTCATAGAATCCACCTAACTTGAATCAGTTTCGTAAATTATAGTAAATACACGTGAAACCGATTGTAGTCTGCGTTTCTCCGAATTCATTCAAAGAACAATTGAGAATAGAATTTGGTTTTGCATAATCGATGCAAATCCTCATTCCTGACGAGGAGAGTAGCTACGACTTTCACATAATCAGCTACCGCTTTGTATGCTGATGAGACGCTTCCTGAGTCTGAAGAAACTTCTTCGTTTCCGGTGCAACACGCCTTACGAGGCTTCAGGGTTCGCctgtttttatttcatacgGAAACGATAGACTGcaacgtgaaaaaaaataatttctttagatATTTTGCATATGAGAATAATACACAGATAATTAGATTTGACTAATTGTCCTCTATGGGAAAAAAgagtaaaatatatgtagaatcaagcaaatatcaattttatgacAGATTGAAAttgtattgtaatttttactttgtgcccttacacagacacccacacaggcatttgaacaggacacctACACAGGTCAGAGagctcataaaagatataacttagaaaaaacgaagctggcaccccgctgggggtagccacccacatgctatatttatttttatttttatttttttttttttttttttcaccaataagatataacactttaccaaatgtccataaggacaaattgtaaaaaaccaaaataaaataaaaaaaaaaaactgtatagagagtggggttcaaagtatttaagggatcatgggtcactacctaagtcagtctgagagtaactggccaacaatcaacgattcttgtatacgttgttaattatatcactcgcttatatacatttggtcctgtagttctgtttaataagcatcactgaatattattccAACATAAACATCgcgtcttccacagattattaatattaacttgaagattaaattctaacatttaCATCtctttttacgtaattattttttcacatagttgtattaggttgtttttttcgttttataaggaaacgatagacgcacaatgttttttgttttatgttaGTTTactgaattatgcacgaacataataatagaaatataacgaaatggatcacatctaattcgataaaataaaacagaaattcttgttcgtctattatcaccttatgaaacgaaagaaacttttcggacaacctaatatgtttatgatttttattatacttcatgtagatattgaattttaatgaattaactgcaatataataaaattgtaccgCGTCACACAGGATTAGAATCGTTTGcgagtaataataaaaatatactcgACTGACAAAAacagataatattatttaatatcatatatacgAAAAATATGACAATATTGTCTGATCAATTAATCGACTAAAACGTCATTTCGATAATAATGCCCAATTTTACAAGGCCTTAGAATCGTCCCTGAACCCACACGTTCTGATTCAGAGTCGCGAAATGGTTTCGAACTCCTTATTTGGTCCGCTACACTGGCCACTGTCTGTTTGTTTTGAGAAAACACGGCTAGATACGATTCAGAAAAAGTTTAAATTAATCATGACCGAGCCTGTGTTAAAATTTCTAGCGTTCAGTTCGAATCATAATAAACAATTTGCAGTTCGAGTGTTTTAACTGATCAGTTTAATTTCAAGTTGCACGTAGATAggtaaatgttttataaaaataataattagcgGTGCGAGGAAGTTGATAGTTTGTACGAAGAATTTTAGAAAGATTATactatttcttcaattttgtgGTTACGTGCATATTTTCAGGGCCACGGTTGGATATGAGTTAATCGTGAACACgttaattaacgttaaataagGAACTTTCCATTCATTAACAATTTCTCGATAAACGATTAAAAACCTTCTAAAATCGCGTGCCGGTGCTAAGTATCTCGCATGAGCAACATTGCGAATTGTGCCGCCGAAAAACTGTCTAAAAGATTAATTGTTCCAGCCGGATAACAAACAGAGAATTTACGTTTCTCGAGAAAATAAACTATCTTAAGAATTTCAGCAAATAgaacaaacgataaataattttagcgAAGAAACATCACTTGGTACAAAACCATAAAAATCGATCTATCCGATCCTCCGCTGTTCTAATAGTTTTCTTCAGGTTTGCAGTTAAGGACCGCGTCGTAACATTAGAATTAgaacattataataatacgtaatgatctCCTGCTAAGATTTTCAGTTTAcaataaagttaaaaattccattctCTGCTatataacatagaaaaataattaattcgataaagACATCGTCGTCATTCTAAAAATCTCTCAGAACCTTCACATCTAGCAAACAGACTTAAACCTACTCTTGTTAACACAGGTCTGGTTCGTCGCCATAAATCTTTACGAATCTCGTATTctctattttctaattattgtaaactaattactaataattctatataatcaTTACAGGCTCTATTAAGCATCGACACATGGGGCATCGACATCTTCCGGCTAGGCGATCTGAGCAACAATAGGCCATTGACCTGTATCACGTACACAATCTTCAAAAGCCGTGATTTGTTCAAGGCAATGTGCATACTGCCCCAGACGTTCCTCAACTACATGACGACCCTCGAGGATCACTACGTCAAGGAGAATCCTTTCCACAATAGTTTGCACGCGGCTGATGTGACCCAGTCCACCCACATTCTGCTCAACACGCCCTCACTCGaggttaatatatatatatattcattcaTCGTTCTATTCAATTTCACAATTGTAAACGTGTGCCAGAGAACAACGCAATAGCCTTTCTTCCTTTAGCAAACGATTCAATACATGTAATTCAAGATCCTTTCTCTAGTGAGAATAATTGTCTTTATATCTGTATGGTCTTTTAGAGGAAGTATTTTACAGTTGGATAATTACACGTTTAAATTGACGTCTTCTCGTGATGTGTTTGATcgtattgttatatagtatgccAGCGTGTTTGGGATTcgcgttaattaatattctctaAGCTTGGATTGATATCCAATTAACGCGCAGTAATACTGGTCAGCTAATTGAAGCTGTTTGTCTAATTACAGTCCGTTTTCACACCATTGGAAATCGCAGCTGCCCTGTTTGCCGCAGCCATTCACGACGTAGACCATCCTGGACTGACCAACCAGTTCCTGGTCAATATCGGTAAGTGTGTTTTTCATGGAAGCTCACAGAATTTTTTCTCTGGTATAGAATTCTTATACTGAGCaaagttttgttttatttcattaattgaattattttattcgattgaaTTATCGAACCCTGCAGTTTATTAATCTTCGATGATTCGCTTCTCGATACTCCtttattgtaatatgtaaCATTAATCTTGACAAAGTAGAATCTTAGCAAATGTTAACCTcgattttctcctttttaggCTCCGAGCTCGCTCTCATGTACAATGACGAGTCCGTTCTGGAAAACCATCATCTGGCAGTGGCGTTCAAATTGCTGCAGAACGACTGCTGTGACATACTCCGCAACTTGACGAAGAAGCAACGCCGGATCTTCAGAAAGATGACCATTGATATAGTTTTGTCCACGGATATGTCGAAACACATGACTTTGCTAGCAGAATTGAAGACCGCGGTGGAAACGAAAATAGTTGCTGGCTCTGGCGTTCTCGTATTGAAAACGTACAGTGATCGAATAATGGTTATAGCAAACGCAGTACACTGCTCTGATCTATCAAATCCCACGAAACCATTATTCTTATATCGACAATGGGTCCAACGGTTGATGGAGGAGTTATTCCGTCAGGGAGATCGAGAACGCGAAAGGAAAATGGTGATTAGCCCAATGTGCGACAGATACAATCCCACCGTGGAGAAGTCGCAGGTCGGCTTCATAGACTACATTGTCCATCCTCTTTGGGAAACTTGGGGAGAATTGGTTTTTCCCGGTGCTCGGGATATTCTGTATAACCTAGAGGAGAATCGAGACTGGTATCATTCCATGATCCCTCCGTCACCACCGTCCAACGATCAACAGAAGAACGAACAACAGTCCGATAATATACACTTCCAGGTAAGCATCGTCTCAAAGCTCTTTgccaaatttttaaaagaggAATTCTCGAGTTGTTCGATTCTTTAGTTTCTTTGGATAGTCTATGCTCTCTTGATATATAGATAGACTCTGTACTCTCTTGATAGACTCTCTGTAGACTTGCTGATCatggtttttaaattttcttgggctttttaatttacatagcTAATAAAACCTCATGAAACTTATCCAATCAACTTATCGACTGTTCAGGTGACACTGGAAGAGGACTATACCATTGACCCGGAGGAGACCGCTGGAATGTGACTGAGATTCGCGGGTATTTGCAAGAAGCTCCACGAGAAGGTGCAGCAGACCTGGTGGCGCGTGCGTCAGTAATCATTAGCTCGCTGCCACTGACTAAATGTCTATGTGTCTATCTATATTCCTTTTTGGCCAAGCTCCACTCCCCGGAACAGTGGAAGAAACCTTGTCTCGATAGGAGAGACAAgacaaagagaaaaggaaagagtgagagaaagagaaacgattaACTGGAAAAGGAACGTCTAGTCGCCGCTAGTTCAGACCTCGACGAATAAACACGGGGTCTTTCCTGACGTGTCAGAAGAGAATAAAGATCAGCCAGGAAAGAAATTCGGAAGATGGAGGACAACCCACATTGACGCGATCGTTCTGCTCAGACGCTGACGCGTCTCAGCTATGGGCAACGGTCCTAAATCGCTTCGTCTCGACTAGTTCGAGACGCGACGACAGCGTCCACGATGGACCATCCTCGATAGAAAGACAGAGAGGAGCATCGTCGTCGTTACCATTGTCGCTTTTCTCCCTTCCCATAGTCGTCGTTCGATCGGCCCCAGATTGGCGCGTCTCTGGCTCGAATATGGAGGGCACGAATCTCTTCACCAAGTACCTGTACATTACCCAGGTGAACCGATCACGGTAAAGCCTATCACCGTGTCTTTATTAGGTTCCctttattatcgtaatatataGAACGAGAACATGAAAAACGACGCGACTCGAGAAAACGCAGGAATATCTCATCTCGCCACAGTGGTAGGATCCTATCTTGACATATCAATTAGACGGTACAAGCGGCTCAGGTCGCGATATTCCAACGATCCGAAGGATCTTCTACGCAGCCAGCTGATCCTCGATTGGTTATTGAAGAAATTGTATGTCTACGTTGGACTGTTTATTCCAATTTCGGCCAAATTGGCCATGTGGCTGCGGTAGAGACCAGATTggataattttacaaaaaaattgaagttggatgattaaaaagtttgaaaacgaGACGGTATAGTGAACAACAGAGAGGGTCAGGGGCATACACATGTACCTACACAGAAGACACGCGATCGTTTTTAACCAAAGAGTATTGTTAGTCACTTCGTCGTTTGAGAAACGAACTCTTTTTCTTCATTCaggataaataagaaaaaa
It includes:
- the LOC132914583 gene encoding cAMP-specific 3',5'-cyclic phosphodiesterase-like isoform X11 translates to MSGSSGGLMDSPTSTGGLKRCGGGMSSPSLAGGGVITMSAGLPRTRSACALRMRPSRKAVFWEQCLESSPKRDFHGEEYIVTPFAQILASLRSVRYNLLLLTDAFTNRIRRNSEQAGSSSQQQSQTLGDEEYAKTAADTMYELDWCLKQLETIRTHQSVSDMASTKFTRMLNKELSHFSESSKSGNQISEYICNTFLDKQQDVDIPSLPTDEDSLAAGSADKKEAKKKDHRVQTGPASMSHISGVKRPLTHTNSFTGERVPLHGVETPHEEELGEALLSIDTWGIDIFRLGDLSNNRPLTCITYTIFKSRDLFKAMCILPQTFLNYMTTLEDHYVKENPFHNSLHAADVTQSTHILLNTPSLESVFTPLEIAAALFAAAIHDVDHPGLTNQFLVNIGSELALMYNDESVLENHHLAVAFKLLQNDCCDILRNLTKKQRRIFRKMTIDIVLSTDMSKHMTLLAELKTAVETKIVAGSGVLVLKTYSDRIMVIANAVHCSDLSNPTKPLFLYRQWVQRLMEELFRQGDRERERKMVISPMCDRYNPTVEKSQVGFIDYIVHPLWETWGELVFPGARDILYNLEENRDWYHSMIPPSPPSNDQQKNEQQSDNIHFQVTLEEDYTIDPEETAGM
- the LOC132914583 gene encoding cAMP-specific 3',5'-cyclic phosphodiesterase-like isoform X12, which codes for MVQQTNTEFAVGNVDEYARYFNYLRALADIAAMASIIAVQFTRMLNKELSHFSESSKSGNQISEYICNTFLDKQQDVDIPSLPTDEDSLAAGSADKKEAKKKDHRVQTGPASMSHISGVKRPLTHTNSFTGERVPLHGVETPHEEELGEALLSIDTWGIDIFRLGDLSNNRPLTCITYTIFKSRDLFKAMCILPQTFLNYMTTLEDHYVKENPFHNSLHAADVTQSTHILLNTPSLESVFTPLEIAAALFAAAIHDVDHPGLTNQFLVNIGSELALMYNDESVLENHHLAVAFKLLQNDCCDILRNLTKKQRRIFRKMTIDIVLSTDMSKHMTLLAELKTAVETKIVAGSGVLVLKTYSDRIMVIANAVHCSDLSNPTKPLFLYRQWVQRLMEELFRQGDRERERKMVISPMCDRYNPTVEKSQVGFIDYIVHPLWETWGELVFPGARDILYNLEENRDWYHSMIPPSPPSNDQQKNEQQSDNIHFQVTLEEDYTIDPEETAGM
- the LOC132914583 gene encoding cAMP-specific 3',5'-cyclic phosphodiesterase-like isoform X10, with protein sequence MQAEQGSIGELRGYHNFRSRRHTLANVRFDVGNGSSKADSSATGDNASQNPSLVLQQPQRRESFLYRSDSDFDMSPKSMSRNSSIASERYKEAEVVMERPVSTDPSSHGEEYIVTPFAQILASLRSVRYNLLLLTDAFTNRIRRNSEQAGSSSQQQSQTLGDEEYAKTAADTMYELDWCLKQLETIRTHQSVSDMASTKFTRMLNKELSHFSESSKSGNQISEYICNTFLDKQQDVDIPSLPTDEDSLAAGSADKKEAKKKDHRVQTGPASMSHISGVKRPLTHTNSFTGERVPLHGVETPHEEELGEALLSIDTWGIDIFRLGDLSNNRPLTCITYTIFKSRDLFKAMCILPQTFLNYMTTLEDHYVKENPFHNSLHAADVTQSTHILLNTPSLESVFTPLEIAAALFAAAIHDVDHPGLTNQFLVNIGSELALMYNDESVLENHHLAVAFKLLQNDCCDILRNLTKKQRRIFRKMTIDIVLSTDMSKHMTLLAELKTAVETKIVAGSGVLVLKTYSDRIMVIANAVHCSDLSNPTKPLFLYRQWVQRLMEELFRQGDRERERKMVISPMCDRYNPTVEKSQVGFIDYIVHPLWETWGELVFPGARDILYNLEENRDWYHSMIPPSPPSNDQQKNEQQSDNIHFQVTLEEDYTIDPEETAGM
- the LOC132914583 gene encoding cAMP-specific 3',5'-cyclic phosphodiesterase-like isoform X8 yields the protein MSNLQVPELRLPAGDGGGSTGSNNKGTAPLLLVPQTNVPRRRHSWICGFDVGNGSSKADSSATGDNASQNPSLVLQQPQRRESFLYRSDSDFDMSPKSMSRNSSIASERYKEAEVVMERPVSTDPSSHGEEYIVTPFAQILASLRSVRYNLLLLTDAFTNRIRRNSEQAGSSSQQQSQTLGDEEYAKTAADTMYELDWCLKQLETIRTHQSVSDMASTKFTRMLNKELSHFSESSKSGNQISEYICNTFLDKQQDVDIPSLPTDEDSLAAGSADKKEAKKKDHRVQTGPASMSHISGVKRPLTHTNSFTGERVPLHGVETPHEEELGEALLSIDTWGIDIFRLGDLSNNRPLTCITYTIFKSRDLFKAMCILPQTFLNYMTTLEDHYVKENPFHNSLHAADVTQSTHILLNTPSLESVFTPLEIAAALFAAAIHDVDHPGLTNQFLVNIGSELALMYNDESVLENHHLAVAFKLLQNDCCDILRNLTKKQRRIFRKMTIDIVLSTDMSKHMTLLAELKTAVETKIVAGSGVLVLKTYSDRIMVIANAVHCSDLSNPTKPLFLYRQWVQRLMEELFRQGDRERERKMVISPMCDRYNPTVEKSQVGFIDYIVHPLWETWGELVFPGARDILYNLEENRDWYHSMIPPSPPSNDQQKNEQQSDNIHFQVTLEEDYTIDPEETAGM
- the LOC132914583 gene encoding cAMP-specific 3',5'-cyclic phosphodiesterase-like isoform X7, with product MDPSRSYEILKDQLEDSWRTSVRMERLSIAESLRRKDKRRRRGWTVVVGNEIRFDVGNGSSKADSSATGDNASQNPSLVLQQPQRRESFLYRSDSDFDMSPKSMSRNSSIASERYKEAEVVMERPVSTDPSSHGEEYIVTPFAQILASLRSVRYNLLLLTDAFTNRIRRNSEQAGSSSQQQSQTLGDEEYAKTAADTMYELDWCLKQLETIRTHQSVSDMASTKFTRMLNKELSHFSESSKSGNQISEYICNTFLDKQQDVDIPSLPTDEDSLAAGSADKKEAKKKDHRVQTGPASMSHISGVKRPLTHTNSFTGERVPLHGVETPHEEELGEALLSIDTWGIDIFRLGDLSNNRPLTCITYTIFKSRDLFKAMCILPQTFLNYMTTLEDHYVKENPFHNSLHAADVTQSTHILLNTPSLESVFTPLEIAAALFAAAIHDVDHPGLTNQFLVNIGSELALMYNDESVLENHHLAVAFKLLQNDCCDILRNLTKKQRRIFRKMTIDIVLSTDMSKHMTLLAELKTAVETKIVAGSGVLVLKTYSDRIMVIANAVHCSDLSNPTKPLFLYRQWVQRLMEELFRQGDRERERKMVISPMCDRYNPTVEKSQVGFIDYIVHPLWETWGELVFPGARDILYNLEENRDWYHSMIPPSPPSNDQQKNEQQSDNIHFQVTLEEDYTIDPEETAGM
- the LOC132914583 gene encoding cAMP-specific 3',5'-cyclic phosphodiesterase-like isoform X9 — encoded protein: MGQDWCARRRKRSSSGCCPCGPRVHPSSSFDVGNGSSKADSSATGDNASQNPSLVLQQPQRRESFLYRSDSDFDMSPKSMSRNSSIASERYKEAEVVMERPVSTDPSSHGEEYIVTPFAQILASLRSVRYNLLLLTDAFTNRIRRNSEQAGSSSQQQSQTLGDEEYAKTAADTMYELDWCLKQLETIRTHQSVSDMASTKFTRMLNKELSHFSESSKSGNQISEYICNTFLDKQQDVDIPSLPTDEDSLAAGSADKKEAKKKDHRVQTGPASMSHISGVKRPLTHTNSFTGERVPLHGVETPHEEELGEALLSIDTWGIDIFRLGDLSNNRPLTCITYTIFKSRDLFKAMCILPQTFLNYMTTLEDHYVKENPFHNSLHAADVTQSTHILLNTPSLESVFTPLEIAAALFAAAIHDVDHPGLTNQFLVNIGSELALMYNDESVLENHHLAVAFKLLQNDCCDILRNLTKKQRRIFRKMTIDIVLSTDMSKHMTLLAELKTAVETKIVAGSGVLVLKTYSDRIMVIANAVHCSDLSNPTKPLFLYRQWVQRLMEELFRQGDRERERKMVISPMCDRYNPTVEKSQVGFIDYIVHPLWETWGELVFPGARDILYNLEENRDWYHSMIPPSPPSNDQQKNEQQSDNIHFQVTLEEDYTIDPEETAGM
- the LOC132914583 gene encoding cAMP-specific 3',5'-cyclic phosphodiesterase-like isoform X5; its protein translation is MIVFFFFVWMMIRSREREHPKEDSRRDSTVKDNRECDDSRRDSKEPAIIGLTSYIDKRRYRLRRHSRRYYVDRKKSFDVGNGSSKADSSATGDNASQNPSLVLQQPQRRESFLYRSDSDFDMSPKSMSRNSSIASERYKEAEVVMERPVSTDPSSHGEEYIVTPFAQILASLRSVRYNLLLLTDAFTNRIRRNSEQAGSSSQQQSQTLGDEEYAKTAADTMYELDWCLKQLETIRTHQSVSDMASTKFTRMLNKELSHFSESSKSGNQISEYICNTFLDKQQDVDIPSLPTDEDSLAAGSADKKEAKKKDHRVQTGPASMSHISGVKRPLTHTNSFTGERVPLHGVETPHEEELGEALLSIDTWGIDIFRLGDLSNNRPLTCITYTIFKSRDLFKAMCILPQTFLNYMTTLEDHYVKENPFHNSLHAADVTQSTHILLNTPSLESVFTPLEIAAALFAAAIHDVDHPGLTNQFLVNIGSELALMYNDESVLENHHLAVAFKLLQNDCCDILRNLTKKQRRIFRKMTIDIVLSTDMSKHMTLLAELKTAVETKIVAGSGVLVLKTYSDRIMVIANAVHCSDLSNPTKPLFLYRQWVQRLMEELFRQGDRERERKMVISPMCDRYNPTVEKSQVGFIDYIVHPLWETWGELVFPGARDILYNLEENRDWYHSMIPPSPPSNDQQKNEQQSDNIHFQVTLEEDYTIDPEETAGM
- the LOC132914583 gene encoding cAMP-specific 3',5'-cyclic phosphodiesterase-like isoform X6; this translates as MNDYPIFVPCDVSLKLARRDSGTMRVTLPLTSFRRHSGCVSTLSRTKPHPKLVYVAVPFDVGNGSSKADSSATGDNASQNPSLVLQQPQRRESFLYRSDSDFDMSPKSMSRNSSIASERYKEAEVVMERPVSTDPSSHGEEYIVTPFAQILASLRSVRYNLLLLTDAFTNRIRRNSEQAGSSSQQQSQTLGDEEYAKTAADTMYELDWCLKQLETIRTHQSVSDMASTKFTRMLNKELSHFSESSKSGNQISEYICNTFLDKQQDVDIPSLPTDEDSLAAGSADKKEAKKKDHRVQTGPASMSHISGVKRPLTHTNSFTGERVPLHGVETPHEEELGEALLSIDTWGIDIFRLGDLSNNRPLTCITYTIFKSRDLFKAMCILPQTFLNYMTTLEDHYVKENPFHNSLHAADVTQSTHILLNTPSLESVFTPLEIAAALFAAAIHDVDHPGLTNQFLVNIGSELALMYNDESVLENHHLAVAFKLLQNDCCDILRNLTKKQRRIFRKMTIDIVLSTDMSKHMTLLAELKTAVETKIVAGSGVLVLKTYSDRIMVIANAVHCSDLSNPTKPLFLYRQWVQRLMEELFRQGDRERERKMVISPMCDRYNPTVEKSQVGFIDYIVHPLWETWGELVFPGARDILYNLEENRDWYHSMIPPSPPSNDQQKNEQQSDNIHFQVTLEEDYTIDPEETAGM